A stretch of DNA from Micromonospora sp. NBC_01813:
GAGGTAGTCGGGCTGGGCGATCCGGGCACCGTCGGCGAGCCGCTGGTAGAGCCGGCTGCCCCGGCCGCTGCCCAGCACGGTGCCGAGCACGGTCGTCACGTCGTAGGCCGGGGTGCCGAACGGCTGGGTCCGGTAGGCGACGTAGTGCCGGATGCCCGGCACCTCGGCGGTGACGGTCTCGGTGACCGGGCCGTCCAGCGGCGCCGGGTGGTGTCCGTCCGGGGCGGGCGGGATGTCCTCGCGGGTGGCGATGCCGCCGAAGTACTTGTCGGCGAGGCTGAACACCTCGTCGGCGTCGGTGTCGCCGACGACGGTCAGCACCGCGTTGTTCGGCGCGTAGTACATCTGGTGGAACGCCTGGAAGGTCGCCAGGTCGGCGGCGTTCAGGTCGTCCATCGAGCCGATGGTGGCGTGGTGGTACGGGTGCCCGACCGGGTAGAGCAGCGGCAGCAGCCGCAGCCAGGCGTCGCCGTACGGCACGTTGTCGTAGCGCTGTCGGCGCTCGTTCTTGACCACTTCGCGCTGGTTGTCCAGGGTCTCCTGGGTCAGCGCCGGCACCAGCCCGCCCATCCGGTCGGCTTCCAACCACAGGGCCAGGGCGAGATGCTCGGCCGGGACGGTCTCGAAGTAGTTGGTCCGGTCCGGGTTGGTGGTGGCGTTGAGCGAGCCACCCGCTCCCTGCACCAGTTTCATGTGCTCGGTCTTGGCCACGTTGACCGAGCCTTCGAACATCAGGTGCTCGAAGAGGTGGGCGAATCCGGTCCGGCCAGTGGGCTCGTGGCGCGAGCCCACGTCGTACCAGAGATTGACCGCGACCACCGGCACGCTGGAGTCGGGGCTGACGACGACCCGCAGGCCGTTGTCCAGCCGGGTGGTCTCGATCGGCCAGGGGTACCCGTTGGGCGACATGTGCTCGACGTTAGCTGATCCGGACACAGGGCGACCGCACCGGGCCGAGCCCGGTCAGCCCGGTGGTTCCGTACGCCGGTCGGAGTCGGCGAGGATCGCCGCTGCCTGCCGGATCGGGTCGTCGCTGCCGGCCGCCTCCTCCTCGGGCAGCAGGTGGCCGGCCCGGGATTCGATCCGGTCGGCCTCGGTCTGCGCGTCCGCTTCGTGGGAGTCAGTACTCATGGGTTCCGCAGTTACCCAACTGGCTCGCCGGCTACGCCTGGCCGGCCGGCGGGGCGGCTCAGGACCGGAACGGGCCGCGTACCTCGTAGGTGATGCCGCCGGCCGACAAGCCGGCGGTGCCCCGTTGCGAGGAGAAGTAGAACCGGGTGCCGTCCGGGGAGAACGCCGGGCCGCAGATCTCCGACGACGACTGCCCGCTGATCCGCAGGAACGGCGCGATCCGCTCGTCCGGGGTGATCAGGCAGATCTCCATGTTGCCGCCGTCCTCGGCGACGTACAGGTCGCCGCCCGGCGTACCGGTGATGTTGTCGACGCCGGTCAGCGGCGGTGTGCCGGTCACCAGCGAGTCGTCGTAGGCCAGGTCGATTCGCTGGTCGACCGCGTCGTACGCCCAGACCCGGTTGTCGCCCTTGGTGGTGAACCAGCAGACGCCGTCGGCGTAGTGGCAGCCTTCGCCGCCGTTGAACCGCTTGGCCCCGGAGACCTGGTTACGGGTCAGCGTCGGGCTGCCGTCCGGGTCGGGCACCCGGGCCCAGGTCACCGGGCCGCTGGTGGCGGTGCCGGCGACCAGCACCTCCAGGGTGCCGGCGGACAGGTTTCCCCAGGTGGTGGGGCGGAAGCGGTAGAAGCAGCCGTTGGTCTCGTCCTCGGTCAGGTAGATCACCCGGCGGACCGGGTCGGCGGCGGCGGCCTCGTGGTTGAACCGGCCCATCGCGTCGCGTCGCACCGCGCCGGTGCCACCGAGCGGATAGGTCTCGTAGACGAAGCCGCGGTTGACCTCCTCGCAGGACAGCCAGGTGCCCCAGGGCATCGCGCCGCCGGCACAGTTGCGGTTGGTGCCGGCCAGGATCCGGTACGCCGAGGCGATGCTGCCGTCGGAGTCGAACCGGATCGCCGACGCCCCGCCGGTGCGGGAGATCTCCGAGTTGGAGACGTAGACCCAGCCGGTGCCGGCGGGGAAGCAGGCGCCGCCGTCCGGGGCGTCGTGCCAGACGTACGAGGTGGTGCCGACCCGCTGCCGGGAGCGGGCGACGACCCGGCTGGTGAATCCGCCGGGTAGCGCGATGCCGTTGGCGTCGGGG
This window harbors:
- a CDS encoding M16 family metallopeptidase, translated to MSPNGYPWPIETTRLDNGLRVVVSPDSSVPVVAVNLWYDVGSRHEPTGRTGFAHLFEHLMFEGSVNVAKTEHMKLVQGAGGSLNATTNPDRTNYFETVPAEHLALALWLEADRMGGLVPALTQETLDNQREVVKNERRQRYDNVPYGDAWLRLLPLLYPVGHPYHHATIGSMDDLNAADLATFQAFHQMYYAPNNAVLTVVGDTDADEVFSLADKYFGGIATREDIPPAPDGHHPAPLDGPVTETVTAEVPGIRHYVAYRTQPFGTPAYDVTTVLGTVLGSGRGSRLYQRLADGARIAQPDYLGAYGVDLAHAPAPLIITATAQPEVTAERLADGLIGVLDEVARDGVTDVEVDRAKALLTTAWWRQVATFEGRADLLGRYTTQFGDPARAAQRLPGWLSVTAETVNDEAARLLRADNRVQLSYLPEGDK
- a CDS encoding alkaline phosphatase PhoX, which encodes MDRRTVLRATVVGAGAAAFSGSLWTGAFAAPAQPAVSPYGPLAGPDANGIALPGGFTSRVVARSRQRVGTTSYVWHDAPDGGACFPAGTGWVYVSNSEISRTGGASAIRFDSDGSIASAYRILAGTNRNCAGGAMPWGTWLSCEEVNRGFVYETYPLGGTGAVRRDAMGRFNHEAAAADPVRRVIYLTEDETNGCFYRFRPTTWGNLSAGTLEVLVAGTATSGPVTWARVPDPDGSPTLTRNQVSGAKRFNGGEGCHYADGVCWFTTKGDNRVWAYDAVDQRIDLAYDDSLVTGTPPLTGVDNITGTPGGDLYVAEDGGNMEICLITPDERIAPFLRISGQSSSEICGPAFSPDGTRFYFSSQRGTAGLSAGGITYEVRGPFRS